A DNA window from Citrobacter tructae contains the following coding sequences:
- the cysJ gene encoding NADPH-dependent assimilatory sulfite reductase flavoprotein subunit — MTTQAPPSALLPLNPEQLARLQAATTDLTPSQLAWVSGYFWGVLNQQPGANAVVPAPVAEMPGITLISASQTGNARRVAEALRDDLIAAKLNVTLINAGDYKFKNIANEKLLVVVASTQGEGEPAEEAVALHKFLSSKKAPKLDNTAFAVFGLGDTSYEFFCQSGKDFDSKLAELGGERLLDRVDADVEYQAAAAQWRARLVEVLKARAPSAPFVQAVASGAVNEVHTSPYTKEAPLSATLAVNQKITGRDSEKDVRHIEIDLGDSGLRYQPGDALGVWYQNDPALVKEIVELLWLKGDEPVTVDGKLLPLTEVLQWHFELTVNTANIVENYATLTRSETLLPLVGDKAQLQHYATTTPIVDMLRFSPAQLDAEALIGLLRPLTPRLYSIASSQAEVESEVHVTVGAVRFDVEGRARAGGASSFLADRVEEEGEVRVFIEHNDNFRLPANPETPVIMIGPGTGIAPFRAFMQQRAADEAAGKNWLFFGNPHFTEDFLYQVEWQRYVKEGVLNRIDLAWSRDQKEKVYVQDKLRQQGAELWRWINDGAHIYVCGDANRMAKDVEQALLEVIAEFGGMDVETADEFLSELRVERRYQRDVY; from the coding sequence ATGACGACACAGGCCCCACCTTCCGCTTTGCTCCCGTTAAACCCGGAGCAGCTGGCACGCCTTCAGGCGGCCACGACCGATCTTACTCCCTCGCAGCTTGCGTGGGTTTCAGGCTATTTCTGGGGCGTGCTGAATCAGCAGCCGGGTGCAAATGCAGTGGTTCCTGCACCAGTTGCTGAAATGCCGGGGATTACGCTTATCTCCGCCTCGCAAACGGGTAATGCGCGTCGTGTGGCAGAAGCCCTGCGTGACGATCTCATTGCGGCGAAGCTTAACGTCACCCTGATCAATGCTGGCGACTATAAATTCAAAAATATTGCCAATGAGAAACTGTTGGTCGTGGTGGCCTCAACGCAGGGAGAAGGTGAGCCGGCGGAAGAAGCGGTGGCGTTGCATAAGTTTCTGTCCTCTAAAAAAGCGCCGAAACTCGATAACACCGCCTTCGCCGTCTTTGGCCTCGGTGATACGTCCTACGAATTTTTCTGCCAGTCTGGAAAAGACTTCGACAGCAAACTGGCGGAGCTTGGCGGTGAACGTCTACTCGATCGCGTGGATGCCGATGTCGAATATCAGGCCGCAGCCGCGCAGTGGCGTGCCCGTCTGGTTGAGGTGCTAAAAGCACGAGCGCCTTCGGCACCTTTTGTACAAGCTGTGGCGAGCGGTGCGGTAAATGAAGTACACACCAGCCCATACACCAAAGAAGCACCGTTATCCGCAACGCTTGCGGTGAACCAGAAAATCACCGGCCGTGATTCCGAAAAAGACGTGCGTCATATTGAAATCGATCTCGGCGATTCCGGCCTGCGTTATCAGCCGGGTGACGCGCTAGGCGTTTGGTATCAAAACGATCCTGCTCTGGTCAAAGAAATTGTTGAATTGCTGTGGCTGAAAGGTGATGAACCGGTCACGGTCGACGGGAAATTATTGCCGCTTACCGAAGTGCTGCAGTGGCACTTCGAGCTGACGGTGAACACCGCCAATATCGTTGAGAACTATGCCACCTTAACGCGCAGTGAAACGTTACTGCCGTTGGTGGGGGATAAAGCGCAGTTGCAACACTATGCCACTACGACACCAATCGTCGATATGCTGCGCTTTTCTCCGGCACAACTGGACGCAGAAGCATTAATTGGTCTGCTGCGTCCGCTGACGCCACGCCTGTACTCGATTGCGTCCTCGCAGGCGGAAGTGGAAAGCGAAGTTCACGTGACTGTCGGCGCCGTACGCTTTGATGTTGAAGGCCGCGCGCGTGCCGGTGGTGCGTCGAGCTTCCTTGCCGACCGCGTGGAAGAAGAGGGCGAAGTGCGCGTGTTTATCGAGCACAACGACAACTTCCGTCTGCCAGCCAACCCGGAAACACCGGTGATTATGATTGGCCCGGGCACCGGCATCGCACCGTTCCGCGCTTTTATGCAGCAGCGTGCGGCAGATGAAGCAGCGGGCAAAAACTGGCTGTTCTTTGGCAACCCGCACTTTACTGAAGATTTTCTGTATCAGGTGGAATGGCAGCGCTACGTCAAAGAGGGCGTTCTGAACCGTATCGATCTCGCCTGGTCACGCGACCAAAAAGAAAAAGTCTACGTACAAGATAAACTGCGCCAACAGGGTGCGGAACTGTGGCGCTGGATTAATGACGGTGCGCACATTTATGTCTGCGGTGACGCCAATCGTATGGCGAAAGACGTTGAGCAGGCTTTGTTGGAAGTGATTGCCGAATTCGGCGGTATGGACGTCGAAACGGCGGACGAATTTTTAAGTGAGCTGCGCGTAGAGCGCCGTTATCAGCGAGATGTCTACTAA
- the cysI gene encoding assimilatory sulfite reductase (NADPH) hemoprotein subunit, with product MSEKHPGPLVVEGKLTDAERMKVESNYLRGTIAEDLNDGLTGGFKGDNFLLIRFHGMYQQDDRDIRAERAEQKLEPRHAMLLRCRLPGGVITTKQWQAIDKFAHDNTIYGSIRLTNRQTFQFHGILKKNVKPVHQMLNSVGLDALATANDMNRNVLCTSNPYESELHAEAYEWAKKISEHLLPRTRAYAEIWLDQKKVATTDEEPILGQTYLPRKFKTTVVIPPQNDIDLHANDMNFVAVAENGKLVGFNLLVGGGLSIEHGNKKTYARTASEFGYLPLEHTLAVAEAVVTTQRDWGNRTDRKNAKTKYTLERVGVETFKAEVERRAGIKFEPIRPYEFTGRGDRIGWVKGIDNKWHLTLFIENGRILDYPGRPLKTGLLEISKIHKGEFRITANQNLIIAGVPESDKTKIEKIAQKSGLMNAVTPQRENSMACVSFPTCPLAMAEAERFLPTFIDSIDVLMAKYALSDENIVLRVTGCPNGCGRAMLAEVGLIGKAPGRYNLHLGGNRIGTRIPRMFKENITEPEILATLDELIGRWAKEREADEGFGDFTVRAGIIRPVLDPARDLWE from the coding sequence ATGAGCGAAAAACATCCTGGCCCACTGGTGGTCGAAGGCAAACTGACGGACGCCGAGCGTATGAAGGTAGAGAGCAACTACCTGCGCGGCACCATTGCCGAAGATTTAAATGATGGCCTCACTGGCGGTTTTAAAGGTGATAACTTTCTGCTGATCCGTTTTCACGGTATGTACCAGCAGGATGACCGTGATATTCGTGCGGAACGTGCTGAGCAGAAGCTGGAGCCGCGTCACGCGATGCTGCTGCGCTGCCGTCTGCCAGGCGGGGTCATCACCACGAAGCAGTGGCAGGCGATCGATAAGTTTGCCCATGACAATACTATTTACGGCAGCATCCGCCTGACCAACCGTCAGACCTTTCAGTTTCACGGCATTCTGAAGAAGAACGTCAAGCCGGTGCATCAGATGCTGAACTCGGTCGGCCTGGACGCGCTGGCGACCGCCAATGACATGAACCGTAACGTGTTGTGTACCTCCAACCCGTATGAGTCCGAATTGCACGCGGAAGCTTACGAGTGGGCGAAGAAGATCTCTGAACATCTTCTACCGCGCACCCGTGCGTATGCAGAGATTTGGCTGGATCAGAAAAAGGTCGCCACGACGGATGAGGAACCGATTCTCGGTCAAACCTATCTGCCGCGTAAATTCAAAACTACGGTGGTTATTCCGCCGCAGAATGACATCGATCTGCATGCCAACGACATGAACTTCGTCGCAGTGGCAGAAAACGGCAAACTGGTGGGCTTCAACCTGCTGGTGGGCGGTGGTTTGTCTATTGAACACGGTAACAAGAAAACCTACGCGCGTACCGCCAGTGAATTTGGCTATCTGCCGCTGGAGCATACGCTGGCCGTCGCGGAAGCGGTGGTGACCACCCAGCGTGACTGGGGTAATCGTACTGACCGCAAAAACGCTAAAACCAAATACACACTGGAGCGCGTCGGCGTAGAGACCTTCAAGGCAGAAGTGGAGCGCCGTGCGGGCATCAAATTTGAACCGATCCGCCCGTATGAGTTTACCGGTCGCGGTGATCGTATCGGCTGGGTGAAAGGGATCGACAATAAATGGCACCTGACGCTGTTTATTGAGAACGGGCGTATTCTGGATTATCCGGGACGTCCGCTGAAAACGGGTCTGCTGGAGATCTCGAAGATCCATAAAGGCGAGTTCCGTATTACCGCCAACCAGAACCTGATCATTGCTGGTGTGCCGGAAAGTGATAAGACGAAGATTGAGAAGATTGCGCAGAAGAGCGGCTTAATGAATGCCGTTACTCCGCAGCGCGAAAACTCGATGGCTTGCGTGTCGTTCCCAACCTGTCCGTTGGCGATGGCGGAAGCCGAACGCTTCCTGCCAACGTTTATCGATAGCATTGACGTGCTGATGGCGAAATATGCGTTGAGCGATGAAAACATTGTGCTGCGCGTTACGGGTTGCCCGAACGGGTGCGGTCGCGCCATGCTGGCAGAAGTCGGTCTGATTGGGAAAGCGCCGGGACGTTACAACCTGCACCTGGGCGGTAACCGTATCGGGACGCGCATTCCACGGATGTTCAAAGAGAATATCACCGAGCCGGAAATTCTGGCCACCCTGGATGAACTGATTGGGCGCTGGGCTAAAGAGCGTGAAGCGGATGAAGGCTTTGGCGACTTTACGGTGCGTGCGGGCATTATTCGCCCGGTGCTCGATCCCGCCCGGGATTTGTGGGAATAA
- the cysH gene encoding phosphoadenosine phosphosulfate reductase, which translates to MSVLDLNTLNEMPKVERVMALAQTNSQLEKLSAQDRVVWALENLPGDYVLSSSFGIQAAVSLHLVSQIRPDIPVILTDTGYLFPETYQFIDELTDKLKLNLQVYRAKESAAWQEARYGKLWEQGVEGIEKYNDINKVEPMNRALQELNAQTWFAGLRREQSGSRAHLPVLAIQRGVFKLLPIIDWDNRTVYQYLQQHGLKYHPLWEQGYLSVGDTHTTRKWEPGMAEEETRFFGLKRECGLHEG; encoded by the coding sequence ATGTCCGTACTCGATCTAAACACGCTGAACGAAATGCCAAAAGTTGAGCGCGTCATGGCACTGGCACAAACTAATAGCCAGTTGGAAAAGCTGAGCGCGCAAGATCGCGTGGTATGGGCGCTGGAAAATCTTCCCGGTGACTATGTGCTTTCCTCAAGCTTTGGTATTCAGGCGGCGGTCAGTCTGCATCTGGTGAGTCAGATCCGCCCGGATATTCCGGTGATCCTGACCGATACGGGCTATCTGTTCCCGGAAACCTATCAGTTTATTGATGAATTAACGGACAAGCTCAAACTCAATCTGCAGGTCTACCGGGCAAAAGAGAGCGCCGCCTGGCAAGAAGCGCGCTATGGCAAACTGTGGGAGCAGGGCGTTGAAGGCATTGAGAAATACAATGACATCAACAAAGTCGAACCGATGAATCGTGCGCTGCAAGAACTCAATGCGCAAACCTGGTTTGCCGGTCTGCGCCGTGAACAGTCCGGTAGCCGCGCCCATTTGCCGGTGCTGGCTATCCAGCGTGGTGTGTTCAAACTGTTGCCGATCATCGACTGGGACAACCGCACGGTGTACCAGTATCTGCAGCAACACGGGCTGAAGTACCACCCGCTGTGGGAGCAGGGCTATCTGTCGGTGGGTGATACCCATACCACCCGTAAATGGGAACCTGGCATGGCGGAAGAAGAGACACGCTTCTTTGGACTTAAACGCGAGTGCGGGCTGCACGAAGGGTAA
- a CDS encoding aminopeptidase gives MYFALRHLPAALALGACFILPAQATSSKPGDIANSQARYIATFFPGRVTGSPAEMLSADYLRQQFQQMGYSSDIRTFNSRYVYTAKDNRKNWHNVTGSTVIAAHEGKAPQQIIIMAHLDTYAAQSDADSDANLGGLTLQGIDDNAAGLGVMLELAEKLKNVPTQYGIRFIATSGEEEGKLGAENVLKRMSAAEKKNTLLVINLDNLIVGDKLYFNSGKKTPEAVRKLTRDRALAIAHSRGIKATTNPGLNKDYPKGTGCCNDAEVFDKAGISVLSVEATNWNLGKKDGYQQRAKTASFPAGNSWHNVQLDNQQHIDKALPGRIEHRSRDVVRIMLPLVKELAKAG, from the coding sequence ATGTATTTCGCATTGCGCCACCTTCCTGCTGCCCTGGCGCTCGGCGCGTGCTTTATCCTTCCCGCACAGGCAACATCTTCGAAGCCTGGAGATATCGCAAATTCCCAGGCTCGATATATCGCAACGTTTTTCCCAGGCCGCGTGACGGGCTCTCCGGCAGAAATGTTATCTGCTGATTATTTACGTCAGCAATTTCAGCAGATGGGCTACAGCAGTGATATTCGGACGTTTAATAGCCGTTATGTTTATACCGCCAAAGATAATCGTAAAAACTGGCATAACGTAACGGGAAGTACCGTAATTGCAGCACATGAAGGCAAAGCGCCGCAGCAGATTATTATTATGGCGCACCTCGACACTTACGCCGCACAGAGCGATGCCGATTCCGATGCCAATCTGGGTGGATTAACACTGCAGGGTATCGACGATAATGCCGCCGGTCTGGGCGTAATGCTGGAGCTGGCAGAAAAACTTAAAAATGTCCCGACGCAATACGGCATTCGCTTTATCGCCACCAGCGGTGAGGAAGAAGGCAAACTTGGTGCGGAAAATGTGCTCAAGCGAATGAGCGCGGCAGAGAAGAAAAATACGCTGCTGGTGATCAATCTCGATAACCTGATCGTCGGCGATAAGCTCTATTTCAACAGCGGGAAAAAGACACCGGAAGCGGTTCGCAAACTCACGCGCGACCGGGCGCTGGCTATCGCGCATAGCCGCGGTATTAAGGCTACGACCAATCCGGGTCTGAACAAGGACTATCCGAAAGGAACAGGATGTTGTAACGACGCGGAAGTTTTCGACAAAGCGGGAATTTCCGTGCTTTCCGTTGAAGCAACCAACTGGAACCTGGGAAAAAAAGACGGCTACCAACAACGCGCCAAAACCGCTTCTTTCCCAGCAGGCAACAGCTGGCACAACGTACAGCTGGATAACCAGCAGCATATCGACAAGGCACTGCCTGGCCGCATTGAACACCGCAGCCGTGACGTGGTACGCATTATGCTGCCGCTGGTAAAAGAGCTGGCGAAGGCAGGTTAA
- the cysD gene encoding sulfate adenylyltransferase subunit CysD: MDQKRLTHLRQLEAESIHIIREVAAEFSNPVMMYSIGKDSSVMLHLARKAFYPGTLPFPLLHVDTGWKFSEMYEFRDRTAKAYGCELLVHKNPEGVAMGINPFVHGSAKHTDIMKTEGLKQALNKYGFDAAFGGARRDEEKSRAKERIYSFRDRFHRWDPKNQRPELWHNYNGQINKGESIRVFPLSNWTEQDIWQYIWLENIDIVPLYLAAERPVLERDGMLMMIDDDRIDLQPGEVIKKRMVRFRTLGCWPLTGAVESNAQTLPEIIEEMLVSTTSERQGRVIDRDQAGSMELKKRQGYF, translated from the coding sequence ATGGATCAAAAACGACTTACCCATCTGCGGCAACTGGAAGCGGAAAGCATCCATATTATTCGTGAGGTGGCCGCCGAGTTTTCTAATCCGGTGATGATGTATTCCATCGGTAAAGACTCCAGCGTAATGCTGCATCTGGCGCGCAAAGCGTTTTATCCCGGCACGCTGCCGTTCCCGTTGCTGCATGTGGATACCGGCTGGAAATTCAGCGAGATGTATGAGTTCCGTGACCGTACGGCGAAAGCCTACGGCTGCGAGCTGCTGGTGCATAAAAACCCAGAAGGGGTGGCGATGGGGATTAACCCGTTTGTCCACGGCAGCGCCAAGCATACTGACATCATGAAAACGGAAGGGCTGAAGCAGGCGTTGAACAAGTACGGTTTTGACGCCGCGTTTGGTGGTGCTCGTCGTGATGAAGAGAAATCGCGTGCCAAAGAGCGTATTTACTCTTTCCGCGATCGCTTTCATCGCTGGGACCCGAAAAACCAGCGTCCGGAGCTGTGGCACAACTACAACGGTCAGATTAACAAAGGCGAAAGCATTCGCGTATTCCCGCTGTCCAACTGGACTGAACAGGATATCTGGCAGTACATCTGGCTGGAAAATATCGATATTGTGCCGCTGTACCTGGCAGCGGAGCGCCCGGTGCTTGAACGCGACGGCATGTTGATGATGATCGATGATGACAGGATCGATCTGCAGCCTGGTGAAGTGATCAAAAAACGCATGGTGCGTTTCCGCACGCTCGGCTGCTGGCCGCTTACCGGCGCCGTGGAATCAAACGCGCAGACGCTGCCGGAAATCATCGAAGAGATGCTGGTCTCAACCACCAGTGAACGTCAGGGCCGCGTGATTGATCGCGACCAGGCGGGCTCCATGGAGCTGAAGAAACGTCAGGGGTATTTCTAA
- the cysN gene encoding sulfate adenylyltransferase subunit CysN, whose amino-acid sequence MNTTLAQQIANEGGVEAWMVAQQHKSLLRFLTCGSVDDGKSTLIGRLLHDTRQIYEDQLSSLHNDSKRHGTQGEKLDLALLVDGLQAEREQGITIDVAYRYFSTEKRKFIIADTPGHEQYTRNMATGASTCDLAILLIDARKGVLDQTRRHSFISTLLGIKHLVVAINKMDLVNFSEETFTRIREDYLTFAEQLPGNLDIRFVPLSALEGDNVASQSANMPWYSGPTLLEVLETVEIQRAVETQPMRFPVQYVNRPNLDFRGYAGTLASGSVKVGQRVKVLPSGVESSVARIVTFDGDLQEAHAGEAITLVLKDEIDISRGDLLLDACEVLPAVQHATVDVVWMAEQPLSEGQSYDIKVAGKKTRARVDSVQYQVDINNLTQREVDALPLNGIGLVNLTFDEPLVLDTYQHNPVTGGLIIIDRLTNVTVGAGLIREPIEQEQATTFPFSAFELELNALVRRHFPHWNARDLLGGK is encoded by the coding sequence ATGAACACGACACTTGCACAACAAATTGCTAATGAAGGCGGCGTTGAAGCCTGGATGGTTGCCCAGCAACACAAAAGCCTGCTGCGTTTTTTAACCTGCGGTAGTGTGGATGACGGGAAAAGTACACTGATCGGTCGTTTGCTGCACGACACGCGGCAGATTTACGAAGATCAGCTCTCATCGCTGCATAATGACAGCAAACGTCATGGCACCCAAGGCGAGAAACTGGATCTGGCGCTGCTGGTTGACGGGCTGCAGGCCGAGCGTGAGCAGGGCATCACCATCGACGTGGCCTATCGTTATTTCTCCACCGAGAAGCGCAAATTTATTATTGCCGATACTCCCGGGCATGAGCAGTACACCCGTAACATGGCAACCGGTGCGTCCACTTGCGATCTGGCGATCCTGCTGATCGATGCGCGTAAAGGTGTGCTCGATCAGACCCGTCGCCACAGCTTTATCTCTACGCTGTTGGGGATCAAACATTTGGTGGTGGCGATCAACAAAATGGATCTGGTGAACTTCAGCGAAGAGACATTCACCCGTATTCGCGAAGATTATCTGACCTTTGCTGAACAACTGCCGGGCAATCTGGACATTCGCTTTGTGCCGCTTTCTGCGCTGGAAGGCGACAACGTGGCCTCTCAGAGCGCGAATATGCCTTGGTATAGCGGCCCGACGCTACTGGAAGTACTGGAGACGGTAGAGATCCAGCGTGCTGTTGAGACTCAGCCGATGCGCTTCCCGGTGCAATATGTGAACCGGCCTAACCTGGATTTTCGCGGCTATGCCGGAACCCTGGCCTCTGGTAGCGTGAAGGTAGGACAACGCGTCAAGGTGCTGCCGTCCGGCGTTGAGTCAAGCGTCGCGCGGATCGTCACGTTTGATGGCGACTTACAGGAAGCGCATGCGGGTGAAGCAATTACCCTGGTGCTGAAAGATGAAATCGACATCAGCCGGGGCGACTTGCTGTTGGATGCTTGCGAAGTATTGCCTGCGGTACAACATGCCACCGTTGACGTGGTGTGGATGGCGGAACAACCGCTATCGGAAGGCCAGAGCTATGACATCAAAGTCGCGGGCAAGAAGACGCGGGCACGTGTGGATAGCGTGCAATATCAGGTCGATATTAACAACCTGACCCAGCGTGAAGTTGACGCGTTGCCGCTGAACGGTATTGGCCTGGTTAATTTGACGTTTGATGAACCGCTGGTGCTGGACACGTATCAGCATAACCCGGTGACGGGCGGACTGATTATTATTGACCGTCTTACCAACGTCACCGTTGGCGCGGGGTTGATCCGCGAGCCAATCGAGCAGGAACAGGCAACGACATTCCCGTTTAGCGCGTTTGAACTGGAACTCAATGCGCTGGTGCGTCGGCACTTCCCACACTGGAACGCTCGTGATTTGCTGGGAGGAAAGTGA
- the cysC gene encoding adenylyl-sulfate kinase, translated as MALHDENVVWHAHPVTPQQREQRHGHRGVVLWFTGLSGSGKSTVAGALEEALYNLGVSTYLLDGDNVRHGLCSDLGFSDADRKENIRRVGEVANLMVDAGLVVLTAFISPHRAERQMVRERVGEGRFIEVFVDTPLATCESRDPKGLYKKARAGELRNFTGIDAVYEAPESPEIHLDGEQLVTNLIPQLLDLLRQQDIIRS; from the coding sequence ATGGCGCTGCATGACGAAAACGTCGTCTGGCATGCCCATCCCGTTACGCCGCAACAGCGGGAGCAACGCCACGGGCATCGTGGTGTTGTGCTGTGGTTTACCGGGCTCTCGGGTTCCGGTAAATCGACGGTGGCGGGTGCGCTGGAAGAAGCGCTGTACAATTTGGGCGTCAGTACTTATCTGCTGGATGGCGACAACGTGCGTCACGGCCTGTGCAGCGATCTTGGCTTTAGCGACGCCGATCGCAAAGAGAACATTCGCCGGGTTGGTGAAGTGGCTAACCTGATGGTGGATGCCGGGCTGGTGGTGCTGACGGCATTTATTTCCCCGCATCGCGCGGAGCGGCAAATGGTCCGCGAACGCGTTGGCGAGGGACGATTTATCGAGGTGTTTGTCGATACGCCGCTGGCAACATGTGAATCACGCGATCCGAAAGGGCTGTATAAAAAAGCGCGGGCCGGTGAATTGCGTAATTTCACCGGAATTGACGCTGTGTACGAAGCGCCTGAATCGCCAGAGATTCATCTGGATGGCGAACAATTGGTAACAAATTTGATCCCTCAATTATTAGACCTGCTGAGGCAGCAAGATATTATCAGATCCTGA
- a CDS encoding DUF3561 family protein, whose product MRNSHNITITESDTFKTDDETTWSLPGAVVGFVAWLLALGIPCLMYGPNTLFFFIYTWPFFLALLPVAIVAGIALHSLMNGRLFLSIMFTLLTVGLMFGALFMWLLG is encoded by the coding sequence ATGCGTAACAGCCATAACATTACTATTACAGAGTCAGACACCTTCAAAACCGACGATGAAACCACCTGGTCACTACCGGGTGCCGTGGTCGGTTTTGTTGCGTGGTTGCTGGCTCTGGGAATTCCATGTCTTATGTATGGCCCTAACACGCTGTTTTTCTTCATCTATACCTGGCCGTTTTTCCTGGCGTTGCTGCCCGTTGCGATCGTGGCGGGTATTGCCCTGCACTCGTTAATGAATGGACGCCTGTTCCTGAGCATTATGTTTACCCTGCTGACGGTGGGGCTGATGTTCGGGGCGTTGTTTATGTGGCTGCTGGGCTAG
- the ftsB gene encoding cell division protein FtsB, whose product MGKLTLLLLALLVWLQYSLWFGKNGIHDYSRVNDDVAAQQATNAKLKARNDQLFAEIDDLNGGQEAIEERARNELSMTKPGETFYRLVPDASKRAQTAGQNNR is encoded by the coding sequence ATGGGTAAACTAACGCTGCTGTTGCTGGCTTTATTGGTCTGGCTTCAGTATTCGCTGTGGTTCGGTAAGAACGGCATACATGACTATAGCCGCGTCAACGATGATGTGGCTGCGCAGCAAGCTACAAATGCGAAACTTAAAGCGCGTAACGATCAGCTGTTCGCCGAAATTGACGATCTCAATGGCGGTCAGGAAGCGATTGAAGAGCGTGCTCGCAATGAACTCAGCATGACTAAGCCGGGCGAAACATTTTATCGTCTGGTGCCTGACGCGTCTAAACGCGCGCAGACTGCAGGGCAAAACAATCGATAA
- the ispD gene encoding 2-C-methyl-D-erythritol 4-phosphate cytidylyltransferase — MAATLLDVCAVVPAAGFGRRMQSECPKQYLSIGNKTILEHSVAALLAHPRVTHVVIAISPGDSRFAQLPLAVHPQITVVDGGNERADSVLAGLQAAGNARWVLVHDAARPCLHQDDLSRLLAISETSRIGGILAAPVRDTMKRAEPGKTDIAHTVERTDLWHALTPQFFPRELLHDCLTRALNEGAIITDEASALEYCGFHPQLVEGRADNIKVTRPEDLALAEFYLTRITETQNH, encoded by the coding sequence ATGGCAGCCACTTTATTGGACGTTTGCGCCGTGGTACCGGCTGCCGGATTTGGCCGCCGTATGCAATCGGAGTGTCCTAAGCAGTATCTCTCCATCGGCAATAAAACCATTCTTGAACACTCGGTTGCTGCGCTACTGGCGCATCCCCGGGTGACGCATGTCGTCATTGCAATCAGCCCTGGCGACAGCCGCTTTGCTCAACTTCCACTTGCTGTGCACCCGCAAATCACCGTAGTGGATGGTGGTAATGAGCGTGCCGATTCGGTGCTGGCTGGTTTGCAAGCCGCCGGGAATGCCCGCTGGGTGCTGGTGCATGATGCCGCCAGGCCGTGCCTGCATCAGGATGATTTATCCCGATTGCTGGCAATAAGTGAAACCAGCCGTATTGGTGGGATCCTGGCAGCACCGGTGCGCGATACGATGAAACGCGCGGAGCCCGGCAAGACAGACATTGCCCATACGGTCGAACGCACCGATTTATGGCACGCATTGACGCCGCAGTTTTTCCCTCGCGAGCTGTTGCACGACTGCCTGACCCGGGCGCTCAACGAAGGCGCGATCATTACCGATGAGGCCTCGGCGCTGGAATATTGCGGCTTTCACCCGCAGCTTGTCGAAGGACGCGCTGATAATATTAAAGTTACCCGTCCGGAAGATCTGGCACTTGCGGAATTTTATCTGACCCGAATAACCGAGACACAAAATCATTAA
- the ispF gene encoding 2-C-methyl-D-erythritol 2,4-cyclodiphosphate synthase, producing MRIGHGFDVHAFGGVGPIIIGGVRIPYEKGLLAHSDGDVALHALTDALLGAAALGDIGKLFPDTDPAFKGADSRELLREAWRRIQAKGYTLGNVDVTIIAQAPKMLPHIPQMRVFIAEDLGCHMDDVNVKATTTEKLGFTGRGEGIACEAVALLIKAAK from the coding sequence ATGCGAATTGGACACGGTTTTGACGTACACGCCTTTGGTGGCGTAGGGCCAATTATCATTGGTGGCGTGCGCATCCCGTACGAAAAGGGACTGTTGGCGCATTCTGATGGCGATGTCGCGTTACATGCGCTGACTGACGCGCTGCTGGGCGCGGCGGCGCTGGGCGATATCGGTAAACTGTTCCCGGACACTGACCCGGCATTTAAAGGCGCTGACAGCCGCGAATTATTACGTGAGGCCTGGCGGCGTATTCAGGCTAAAGGCTATACGCTTGGTAATGTGGATGTCACTATTATTGCTCAGGCGCCGAAGATGCTGCCGCACATCCCACAAATGCGCGTGTTTATTGCCGAAGATCTCGGCTGTCATATGGATGATGTTAACGTTAAAGCCACCACCACGGAGAAACTCGGTTTTACCGGGCGTGGGGAAGGGATCGCCTGTGAAGCGGTGGCGTTACTCATAAAGGCAGCAAAATGA